Proteins co-encoded in one Clarias gariepinus isolate MV-2021 ecotype Netherlands chromosome 13, CGAR_prim_01v2, whole genome shotgun sequence genomic window:
- the zfyve28 gene encoding lateral signaling target protein 2 homolog isoform X2 yields the protein MMNRFRKWLYKPKRSDPQLLAQFYYADEELNQVASELDSLDGRKDPQRCTLLVNQFRSCQDNVLNIINQIMDECIPEDRANRDFCVKFPEEIRHDNLAGQLWFGAECLAAGSIIMNREIESMAMRPLAKDLTRSLEEVRNITRDQALRDLNFYTDRMREALRQFDSLFAEFELSYVSAMVPVKSPKEYYVQQEVIVLFCETVERALKLGYLTQDMIDDYEPALMFTIPRLAIVCGLVVYPDGPLNLENKPEDMSELFRPFRTLLKKIRDLLQTLTEDELTTLERNLCISQDGEFPEDSISSTQESDPSINTKSQVEESQKREEQKEVETVTELTLCSSHSEEESAWEKDQEQQEVLIEGEVDADLDLACSMQYDDEEIEQLNMMVHRVGDHMSTLLSPPSQRPSPAHYRRKKQPSVGGSSAPSSLGGSSTPSSTENSPYRTPGSQHEEDDRVFFMDDLESMGSGGDAGSSSGELRQGQQVSPVVKLGSLKPLRPEPTSDSTCSEWVTACKSNEPFNQSSQDKLCLSLGPAGTSETLPLVNGWEGQLDGEEEEGGEPAEVIAHRTGGMKLSATVIFNPRSPNQSELSVVPRSTEGTAHRLLNSCVCCTTGCVDAHEELATTDATTGDGNLEFSKCKLTITSTVIQSATGACGTGKGDPPLSLPPPPGPQHLREENEDERGRLLNAPCCDKCLVNSLKLSPYRDTEEDESRNGCALQERASQVMASSAAKEKQPKDDSKSDFSLQGSPLSSGSSSDCESVSVTTCSLSSSCTPSLTTSSEMSEDLDHQELQLALQASKLVAHNKIRARFHSSSDLIHRLFVCISGVADQLQTNYASDLRSILKTLFEVMATKFEQGDTEKQNKGPRVGRAGLEDCALCQETMTSSELAAKARDGQFEDPPEWVPDEACNSCIACKAPFTVIRRKHHCRSCGKIFCSRCSSHSAPLPRYGQMKPVRVCTHCYMFHVTPFYSDRTSV from the exons ATGATGAATCGCTTCCGGAAGTGGCTGTATAAGCCAAAG AGGTCAGACCCTCAGCTACTTGCCCAGTTTTACTACGCAGATGAAGAGCTAAACCAGGTGGCCTCGGAGCTGGATAGTCTGGATGGCAGAAAGGACCCTCAGAGATGCACACTGCTGGTCAACCAGTTTCGCTCATGCCAG GACAATGTGCTGAATATCATAAACCAGATCATGGATGAGTGTATACCAGAAGACCGAGCAAACAGAGACTTCTGTGTGAAATTTCCAGAGGAGATCCGCCACGACAACCTTGCAGGACAGCTATGGTTTGGGGCAGAG TGTCTAGCAGCAGGCTCAATCATCATGAACAGGGAGATAGAGAGTATGGCGATGCGACCACTGGCCAAAGACTTGACACGCAGTCTGGAGGAGGTACGCAACATCACCCGTGACCAAGCGCTGCGAGACCTCAACTTTTACACAGATCGCATGAGGGAGGCGCTGCGCCAGTTTGACAGCCTTTTTGCTGAGTTTGAGCTCAG TTACGTATCAGCCATGGTGCCTGTAAAGTCTCCTAAAGAGTACTACGTCCAGCAGGAGGTGATTGTGCTCTTTTGTGAGACTGTAGAGAG GGCCCTAAAGCTTGGCTATCTCACACAAGACATGATTGATGATTATGAACCTGCTCTCATGTTTACAATCCCCCGACTAGCTATTGTGTG tGGGCTTGTTGTGTATCCCGATGGACCTCTTAACCTGGAAAACAAACCAGAGGACATGTCTGAACTCTTCCGACCTTTTCGCACATTACTGAAGAAAATTAG AGACCTATTGCAGACTCTGACAGAAGATGAGTTAACGACCCTGGAGCGGAATCTGTGTATCTCCCAAGATGGGGAGTTTCCTGAAGACTCCATTTCCTCTACCCAGGAGTCTGATCCCTCAATCAACACCAAGAGTCAGGTTGAGGAGTCTCAGAAAAGAGAGGAGCAAAAGGAAGTGGAGACGGTGACAGAGCTGACCCTGTGTTCCTCTCACTCTGAGGAGGAGAGTGCATGGGAGAAGGACCAGGAACAGCAGGAGGTGCTAATTGAAGGGGAGGTGGATGCTGATTTGGACCTGGCCTGTTCCATGCAATATGATGATGAGGAGATTGAGCAGCTCAACATGATGGTACACCGTGTTGGTGATCACATGTCTACACTGCTCTCACCACCAAGCCAGAGGCCATCTCCAGCTCACTATCGCAGAAAGAAACAGCCCAGTGTGGGTGGATCGAGTGCGCCCTCCAGCCTTGGGGGGTCAAGCACACCCTCAAGCACTGAAAACTCTCCTTATCGAACTCCTGGCTCCCAACACGAGGAAGATGATCGGGTCTTCTTCATGGACGACCTGGAAAGCATGGGCAGTGGTGGAGATGCTGGAAGTAGCTCAGGGGAACTCCGTCAAGGTCAGCAAGTCTCTCCCGTTGTGAAACTCGGATCTCTTAAGCCACTCAGGCCAGAACCTACAAGTGACTCCACCTGCAGTGAATGGGTGACGGCATGTAAATCAAATGAGCCTTTTAATCAAAGCAGCCAGGATAAACTGTGCCTCTCTCTTGGACCTGCAGGAACCTCTGAAACACTACCACTTGTGAATGGCTGGGAGGGGCAGCTGGATGGGGAGGAAGAGGAAGGGGGAGAGCCAGCAGAGGTCATTGCTCACCGGACAGGTGGGATGAAGCTGTCGGCCACTGTGATCTTTAACCCACGCTCACCTAACCAGTCTGAGTTGTCAGTTGTGCCACGTTCAACCGAGGGAACTGCTCACCGCCTGCTCAACTCCTGTGTATGCTGCACTACTGGATGTGTTGATGCCCATGAGGAACTCGCTACCACAGATGCCACCACCGGAGATGGGAATCTGGAGTTTAGCAAGTGCAAACTCACCATCACAAGCACTGTTATCCAGTCAGCGACGGGTGCCTGTGGCACGGGAAAGGGAGATCCCCCTTTGTCTCTCCCACCTCCACCTGGCCCACAACACCTGAGGGAGGAGAATGAGGATGAGAGAGGAAGACTTCTTAATGCCCCCTGTTGTGACAAGTGCCTTGTCAATAGTCTCAAGCTATCTCCATACAGAGACACCGAAGAAGACGAGTCAAGAAATGGATGCGCTCTTCAGGAAAGAGCCTCTCAAGTAATGGCTAGCTCTGCGGCAAAGGAGAAACAGCCCAAAGACGACAGCAAAAGTGACTTCAG TTTACAGGGATCCCCTCTCAGTTCAGGCAGCAGCAGTGACTGTGAGAGTGTGTCTGTCACCACATGCAGTCTGTCCAGTTCATGTACCCCCAG TTTGACCACCAGCTCTGAGATGTCTGAGGACCTTGATCATCAGGAGCTTCAGCTGGCACTGCAGGCTTCTAAGCTGGTGGCTCACAACAAAATACGTGCTCGCTTCCACAGCAGTAGTGACCTCATCCATCGGCTGTTTGTCTGTATATCAG GTGTGGCCGATCAATTGCAAACTAATTACGCAAGTGACCTGAGGAGTATTCTGAAGACACTGTTTGAGGTTATGGCAACAAAATTTGAGCAAGGGGACACCGAGAAGCAGAACAAAG GACCGAGAGTCGGAAGAGCTGGATTAGAAGACTGCGCTCTTTGTCAGGAGACCATGACTTCATCAGAACTTGCAGCAAAGGCACGGGATGGCCAGTTTGAAG
- the cfap99 gene encoding cilia- and flagella-associated protein 99 — protein sequence MNYKELVKEAIKLLDMYEPGKQCVDTFIEDCAKTLANRSSAEQLFITDAVYGCLVHHKLLDIVINSFYDEQGKYYLKADRNQFVVVSYLAIFHLDDLGLDQFSTIIKTLDNSKMFKFMSFFFNVSNLTTWIRAEWSQLYDASYVERKWIQPLLRWQTEIEGLLECLGKKISKGSQPKKFPKKSTEPQEFDLTKPKPRSLPAPELIPQQEKAKPVPASLHRAPKEPQVLEDIKQKNYLKAQKVLYEANTQQFRCANPHKSEKTKNILSQIQQSCEAELKFDSVYSSGTPATHKTNTLPVILNTTAILREGAFHNRKVEEELNRLERLMQGASDPSAFLQWQKEMKEKDLQEALAQMEYRRLEGKIIHKEALLAQQRVIELNQHKALVKKEETAELMRRYAEKRLKEEKEMRELVQLVADGHKNSKAAKVKLQEIKRRIVKEVSEQSQELLRQALEEAHAELSRKFELIRQIRAIESVPRLSHKFIDDTETGGHELLCEMSLVELRERLSRLKEKEQHEQEKRRQKIVEEKQRREQLLLEHLDIITASRTAARLVTAQKQEEKKMRSKLQEAVSMDERVMAMKKTLKMKQQEVQKRKEAEKSKVKLNEQVATQNAKGYSHTKQALEKHHWLQLEQALEKQVQRSDQRNNVLIN from the exons ATGAACTATAAGGAGCTAGTCAAAGAGGCAATAAAGCTGCTGGACATGTACGAGCCAGGCAAACAGTGTGTGGACACCTTTATCGAGGACTGTGCCAAGACTCTCGCG AACCGGTCCTCTGCTGAGCAGCTCTTTATCACTGACGCAGTTTATGGGTGTCTAGTGCATCACAAACTTTTGGATATTGTGATCAACAGCTTTTATGATGAACAGGGGAAATATTATCTTAAAGCTGATCGAAACCAGTTTGTTG tgGTTTCTTATCTTGCCATATTCCATCTGGATGATCTGGGCTTGGATCAGTTCAGTACAATTATAAAGACGCTGGACAACTCAAAAATGTTCAAA TTCATGAGTTTCTTCTTTAATGTTTCCAACCTCACCACATGGATCCGTGCGGAGTGGAGTCAGCTCTATGATGCCTCCTATGTAGAGCGCAAGTGGATACAGCCATTACTGAG ATGGCAGACTGAAATAGAAGGCCTGTTAGAATGCCTTGGGAAAAAAATATCCAAGGGCAGCCAGCCAAAGAAATTTCCTAAGAAGTCAACAGAACCTCAGGAGTTTGATCTGACGAAGCCCAAACCTCGTTCACTTCCGGCTCCTGAACTGATTCCACAACAGGAGAAAGCCAAGCCG GTGCCTGCCAGTCTCCATAGAGCTCCAAAAGAGCCACAGGTTTTAGAGGACATCAAACAGAAGAACTATCTGAAAGCACAG AAAGTATTGTATGAGGCAAACACTCAACAATTCCGATGTGCAAACCCACACAAGTCAGAGAAAACCAAA aACATTCTGTCCCAGATTCAGCAAAGCTGTGAAGCTGAACTCAAATTTGACTCTGTTTACTCCTCTGGAACTCCGGCCACTCATAAG ACAAACACTTTGCCTGTCATACTGAACACAACAGCGATCCTTCGGGAGGGAGCGTTTCACAATCGAAAGGTGGAGGAGGAGTTGAATAG GCTTGAGCGTTTGATGCAGGGAGCCAGTGATCCCTCAGCTTTCCTGCAGTGGCAGAAAGAGATGAAGGAGAAGGACTTGCAGGAGGCGCTGGCTCAGATGGAGTACAGGAGGCTTGAGGGAAAGATTATCCATAAGGAAGCTCTGCTGGCACAACAACGAGTCATTGAGCTCAACCAGCACAAAGCACTGGTCAAGAAAGAGGAG ACGGCAGAGCTGATGCGCAGGTATGCAGAGAAGCGTCtgaaagaggagaaggagatgAGGGAGCTGGTGCAGTTGGTGGCTGATGGCCACAAAAACTCTAAAGCTGCCAAAGTGAAACTGCAAGAGATCAAAAGACGCATTg TTAAGGAGGTCTCTGAGCAAAGCCAGGAACTACTTCGGCAGGCACTAGAAGAAGCCCATGCTGAGCTAAGCCGGAAGTTTGAGCTCATCCGTCAGATTCGAGCCATAGAGTCAGTGCCTCGTCTCAGTCATAAGTTTATAGACGACACAGAG ACAGGAGGTCATGAGCTGCTTTGTGAGATGTCTTTGGTGGAGCTACGCGAACGTTTGTCCAGGCTGAAGGAGAAGGAGCAGCACGAGCAGGAGAAAAGGAGGCAAAAGATTGTGGAGGAGAAACAAAGGAGAGAGCAGCTACTGCTTGAGCATCTGGACATCATTACTGCATCCAGGACTGCAGCAAGACTGGTCACTGCACAAAA ACAAGAGGAGAAGAAAATGAGATCGAAGCTGCAGGAGGCGGTCAGCATGGATGAGAGAGTCATGGCCATGAAGAAGACTTTGAAGATGAAGCAGCAGGAGGTACAGAAGAGGAAGGAAGCTGAAAAATCCAAAGTAAAGTTAAATGAACAAGTGGCTACTCAAAATGCTAAGGGCTATAGCCATACAAAG CAGGCACTAGAGAAACACCACTGGCTGCAGCTGGAGCAGGCTTTAGAGAAACAGGTCCAGAGGTCTGACCAAAGGAATAACGTCCTAATAAATTAA
- the LOC128536321 gene encoding MAD2L1-binding protein-like translates to MSRWGWRDAPATPAEGESSDRREVHYHRQVSAQQFVCENYDEEIARRAQEKGCIDVVFPGSVTQHGCYRLVCELLKCVLYQRQQLPMTYDQMVFQKQQLETTQLEEEAVSKSIRSSVDSTWQRTLRDLDEVLSHLEDLFSLSHVPRVIFMLGRSVNFPIELYEINMEALVRVGGDRSLRTSQCLRQVFQTLFVADLLSDIKPVCLMGTTVMALAHRDCGVEWFKPKIDFRLPTSLKRRVIMLASRGSKSGQTKPDTTYGDNYIWFQTPVTIKGFCK, encoded by the exons ATGAGCCGCTGGGGGTGGAGAGACGCCCCCGCGACTCCGGCAGAAGGAGAATCCTCAGACCGGAGAGAAGTTCATTACCACCG CCAAGTGTCTGCACAGCAGTTCGTGTGTGAGAACTATGATGAGGAGATTGCGAGGAGAGCGCAAGAGAAAGGCTGCATTGACGTCGTTTTTCCAGGGAGTGTGACACAACATGGCTGTTACAGACTCGTCTGTGAGCTTCTTAAATGTGTCCTGTACCAGAGACAGCAGCTGCCCATGACCTATGACCAGATGGTCTTCCAAAAGCAGCAGCTTGAAACCACACAG CTGGAGGAAGAAGCTGTTAGCAAATCCATCAGGTCATCAGTGGACTCAACTTGGCAGCGGACACTGCGAGACCTGGATGAGGTGCTTAGTCACCTGGAGGATCTCTTTTCCCTCAGTCATGTCCCCCGTGTGATCTTCATGCTTGGACGCTCTGTGAATTTTCCCATTGAGTTATACGAGATTAACATGGAGGCTTTGGTGCGTGTTGGCGGCGACAGGAGTTTAAGAACCTCCCAGTGTTTGAGGCAGGTGTTTCAGACCCTTTTTGTGGCAGATTTGCTTTCTGATATTAAGCCAGTGTGCCTCATGGGCACAACGGTCATGGCACTCGCCCATCGGGACTGTGGAGTAGAATGGTTTAAGCCTAAAATTGACTTCAGGCTTCCCACAAGTTTAAAGAGACGGGTAATAATGTTAGCCAGTAGGGGGTCTAAAAGTGGCCAAACAAAGCCTGACACTACATACGGGGATAATTATATATGGTTTCAAACGCCTGTAACTATTAAGGGGTTCTGTAAATGA
- the zfyve28 gene encoding lateral signaling target protein 2 homolog isoform X1 translates to MMNRFRKWLYKPKRSDPQLLAQFYYADEELNQVASELDSLDGRKDPQRCTLLVNQFRSCQDNVLNIINQIMDECIPEDRANRDFCVKFPEEIRHDNLAGQLWFGAECLAAGSIIMNREIESMAMRPLAKDLTRSLEEVRNITRDQALRDLNFYTDRMREALRQFDSLFAEFELSYVSAMVPVKSPKEYYVQQEVIVLFCETVERALKLGYLTQDMIDDYEPALMFTIPRLAIVCGLVVYPDGPLNLENKPEDMSELFRPFRTLLKKIRDLLQTLTEDELTTLERNLCISQDGEFPEDSISSTQESDPSINTKSQVEESQKREEQKEVETVTELTLCSSHSEEESAWEKDQEQQEVLIEGEVDADLDLACSMQYDDEEIEQLNMMVHRVGDHMSTLLSPPSQRPSPAHYRRKKQPSVGGSSAPSSLGGSSTPSSTENSPYRTPGSQHEEDDRVFFMDDLESMGSGGDAGSSSGELRQGQQVSPVVKLGSLKPLRPEPTSDSTCSEWVTACKSNEPFNQSSQDKLCLSLGPAGTSETLPLVNGWEGQLDGEEEEGGEPAEVIAHRTGGMKLSATVIFNPRSPNQSELSVVPRSTEGTAHRLLNSCVCCTTGCVDAHEELATTDATTGDGNLEFSKCKLTITSTVIQSATGACGTGKGDPPLSLPPPPGPQHLREENEDERGRLLNAPCCDKCLVNSLKLSPYRDTEEDESRNGCALQERASQVMASSAAKEKQPKDDSKSDFSLQGSPLSSGSSSDCESVSVTTCSLSSSCTPSSLTTSSEMSEDLDHQELQLALQASKLVAHNKIRARFHSSSDLIHRLFVCISGVADQLQTNYASDLRSILKTLFEVMATKFEQGDTEKQNKGPRVGRAGLEDCALCQETMTSSELAAKARDGQFEDPPEWVPDEACNSCIACKAPFTVIRRKHHCRSCGKIFCSRCSSHSAPLPRYGQMKPVRVCTHCYMFHVTPFYSDRTSV, encoded by the exons ATGATGAATCGCTTCCGGAAGTGGCTGTATAAGCCAAAG AGGTCAGACCCTCAGCTACTTGCCCAGTTTTACTACGCAGATGAAGAGCTAAACCAGGTGGCCTCGGAGCTGGATAGTCTGGATGGCAGAAAGGACCCTCAGAGATGCACACTGCTGGTCAACCAGTTTCGCTCATGCCAG GACAATGTGCTGAATATCATAAACCAGATCATGGATGAGTGTATACCAGAAGACCGAGCAAACAGAGACTTCTGTGTGAAATTTCCAGAGGAGATCCGCCACGACAACCTTGCAGGACAGCTATGGTTTGGGGCAGAG TGTCTAGCAGCAGGCTCAATCATCATGAACAGGGAGATAGAGAGTATGGCGATGCGACCACTGGCCAAAGACTTGACACGCAGTCTGGAGGAGGTACGCAACATCACCCGTGACCAAGCGCTGCGAGACCTCAACTTTTACACAGATCGCATGAGGGAGGCGCTGCGCCAGTTTGACAGCCTTTTTGCTGAGTTTGAGCTCAG TTACGTATCAGCCATGGTGCCTGTAAAGTCTCCTAAAGAGTACTACGTCCAGCAGGAGGTGATTGTGCTCTTTTGTGAGACTGTAGAGAG GGCCCTAAAGCTTGGCTATCTCACACAAGACATGATTGATGATTATGAACCTGCTCTCATGTTTACAATCCCCCGACTAGCTATTGTGTG tGGGCTTGTTGTGTATCCCGATGGACCTCTTAACCTGGAAAACAAACCAGAGGACATGTCTGAACTCTTCCGACCTTTTCGCACATTACTGAAGAAAATTAG AGACCTATTGCAGACTCTGACAGAAGATGAGTTAACGACCCTGGAGCGGAATCTGTGTATCTCCCAAGATGGGGAGTTTCCTGAAGACTCCATTTCCTCTACCCAGGAGTCTGATCCCTCAATCAACACCAAGAGTCAGGTTGAGGAGTCTCAGAAAAGAGAGGAGCAAAAGGAAGTGGAGACGGTGACAGAGCTGACCCTGTGTTCCTCTCACTCTGAGGAGGAGAGTGCATGGGAGAAGGACCAGGAACAGCAGGAGGTGCTAATTGAAGGGGAGGTGGATGCTGATTTGGACCTGGCCTGTTCCATGCAATATGATGATGAGGAGATTGAGCAGCTCAACATGATGGTACACCGTGTTGGTGATCACATGTCTACACTGCTCTCACCACCAAGCCAGAGGCCATCTCCAGCTCACTATCGCAGAAAGAAACAGCCCAGTGTGGGTGGATCGAGTGCGCCCTCCAGCCTTGGGGGGTCAAGCACACCCTCAAGCACTGAAAACTCTCCTTATCGAACTCCTGGCTCCCAACACGAGGAAGATGATCGGGTCTTCTTCATGGACGACCTGGAAAGCATGGGCAGTGGTGGAGATGCTGGAAGTAGCTCAGGGGAACTCCGTCAAGGTCAGCAAGTCTCTCCCGTTGTGAAACTCGGATCTCTTAAGCCACTCAGGCCAGAACCTACAAGTGACTCCACCTGCAGTGAATGGGTGACGGCATGTAAATCAAATGAGCCTTTTAATCAAAGCAGCCAGGATAAACTGTGCCTCTCTCTTGGACCTGCAGGAACCTCTGAAACACTACCACTTGTGAATGGCTGGGAGGGGCAGCTGGATGGGGAGGAAGAGGAAGGGGGAGAGCCAGCAGAGGTCATTGCTCACCGGACAGGTGGGATGAAGCTGTCGGCCACTGTGATCTTTAACCCACGCTCACCTAACCAGTCTGAGTTGTCAGTTGTGCCACGTTCAACCGAGGGAACTGCTCACCGCCTGCTCAACTCCTGTGTATGCTGCACTACTGGATGTGTTGATGCCCATGAGGAACTCGCTACCACAGATGCCACCACCGGAGATGGGAATCTGGAGTTTAGCAAGTGCAAACTCACCATCACAAGCACTGTTATCCAGTCAGCGACGGGTGCCTGTGGCACGGGAAAGGGAGATCCCCCTTTGTCTCTCCCACCTCCACCTGGCCCACAACACCTGAGGGAGGAGAATGAGGATGAGAGAGGAAGACTTCTTAATGCCCCCTGTTGTGACAAGTGCCTTGTCAATAGTCTCAAGCTATCTCCATACAGAGACACCGAAGAAGACGAGTCAAGAAATGGATGCGCTCTTCAGGAAAGAGCCTCTCAAGTAATGGCTAGCTCTGCGGCAAAGGAGAAACAGCCCAAAGACGACAGCAAAAGTGACTTCAG TTTACAGGGATCCCCTCTCAGTTCAGGCAGCAGCAGTGACTGTGAGAGTGTGTCTGTCACCACATGCAGTCTGTCCAGTTCATGTACCCCCAG TAGTTTGACCACCAGCTCTGAGATGTCTGAGGACCTTGATCATCAGGAGCTTCAGCTGGCACTGCAGGCTTCTAAGCTGGTGGCTCACAACAAAATACGTGCTCGCTTCCACAGCAGTAGTGACCTCATCCATCGGCTGTTTGTCTGTATATCAG GTGTGGCCGATCAATTGCAAACTAATTACGCAAGTGACCTGAGGAGTATTCTGAAGACACTGTTTGAGGTTATGGCAACAAAATTTGAGCAAGGGGACACCGAGAAGCAGAACAAAG GACCGAGAGTCGGAAGAGCTGGATTAGAAGACTGCGCTCTTTGTCAGGAGACCATGACTTCATCAGAACTTGCAGCAAAGGCACGGGATGGCCAGTTTGAAG